Proteins encoded within one genomic window of Streptomyces sp. NBC_01314:
- a CDS encoding DUF6084 family protein, whose translation MTEFSFACTGVRADRYAAGPTLVFRLRVTAADNARVHALALRCQIRIEPARRGYEPAEAEGLADLFGERSRWGSSLQPVQFAQVSVMVPSFTGEIETDLVVPCTYDMEIAATRYLNALTEGEVPLLMLFSGTAFTGDAGFRIEPVPWDREAAFRMPVAAWREMVEQHFPGCGWIRLPRDTMDALLAYRSRRALPSWEATLKALLDASAAADPPASDPFRALTGTTGRTDP comes from the coding sequence ATGACGGAGTTCTCCTTCGCCTGCACCGGCGTCCGCGCCGACCGGTACGCCGCCGGACCGACCCTCGTCTTCCGGCTGCGCGTCACCGCCGCCGACAACGCGCGCGTGCACGCACTCGCGCTGCGCTGCCAGATCCGCATCGAACCCGCCCGACGCGGCTACGAGCCCGCCGAGGCCGAAGGGCTGGCGGACCTCTTCGGCGAGCGCTCACGCTGGGGCAGCAGTCTCCAGCCCGTGCAGTTCGCCCAGGTCTCGGTGATGGTTCCGAGCTTCACCGGGGAGATCGAGACCGACCTCGTCGTGCCCTGCACCTACGACATGGAGATCGCCGCCACCCGCTACCTCAACGCCCTCACCGAGGGCGAGGTCCCCTTGCTGATGCTCTTCTCCGGTACGGCGTTCACCGGCGACGCCGGCTTCCGGATCGAACCGGTCCCGTGGGACCGGGAGGCGGCGTTCCGGATGCCGGTCGCCGCCTGGCGGGAGATGGTCGAGCAGCACTTCCCCGGCTGCGGCTGGATCCGGCTGCCCCGCGACACCATGGACGCCCTCCTCGCCTACCGCTCCCGACGCGCGCTGCCCTCCTGGGAAGCCACCCTCAAGGCCCTGCTCGACGCAAGCGCCGCCGCCGACCCGCCCGCGAGCGACCCGTTCCGCGCGCTCACCGGCACCACCGGAAGGACCGACCCGTGA
- a CDS encoding DUF5947 family protein, which yields MTAATAGLRRFLTERPPRPERCELCAVAVPEDHRHLVDTEKRALVCACVPCALLMEQPGAAAGRFRTVPARYLTDPGHRLDDSAWEALQIPVGVAFLFRNAALDRLVALYPSPAGATESELEPATWTAVLGGNRLAELLEPDVEALLLRRTGGRCETHLVPIDICYELVGRMRLLWQGFDGGAEARAALDVFFAEVARRARPVDDPGGASDDSSRPSDEAVRP from the coding sequence ATGACCGCGGCCACCGCCGGTCTGAGAAGGTTCCTGACAGAACGTCCGCCGCGGCCGGAGCGGTGCGAGCTGTGCGCGGTGGCGGTGCCCGAGGACCACCGCCACCTGGTCGACACCGAGAAACGCGCCCTCGTCTGTGCCTGCGTCCCCTGCGCTCTGCTGATGGAACAGCCGGGTGCCGCCGCGGGCCGCTTCCGCACGGTCCCGGCCCGCTACCTCACCGACCCCGGACACCGCCTCGACGACAGCGCGTGGGAGGCGTTGCAGATCCCGGTCGGCGTCGCCTTCCTCTTCCGCAACGCCGCGCTCGACCGGCTGGTCGCCCTCTACCCGAGCCCGGCCGGAGCCACCGAGAGCGAACTCGAACCGGCCACCTGGACGGCCGTCCTCGGCGGCAACCGCCTGGCCGAACTCCTCGAACCCGACGTGGAGGCGCTGCTGCTGCGCCGCACCGGCGGACGCTGCGAGACCCACCTCGTACCGATCGACATCTGCTACGAACTCGTCGGCCGCATGCGCCTGTTGTGGCAGGGCTTCGACGGCGGAGCCGAGGCACGCGCTGCCCTGGACGTGTTCTTCGCGGAGGTCGCGCGCCGCGCCCGGCCCGTTGACGATCCGGGGGGCGCGTCGGACGATTCGTCGCGCCCGTCGGACGAGGCGGTGCGGCCATGA
- a CDS encoding nickel-dependent hydrogenase large subunit: MAPKTKTAGDGSGLVEMAWDPITRIVGSLGIHTKIDFKQKRVAECYSTSSVFRGYSVFMRGKDPRDAHFITSRICGICGDNHATCSVYAQNMAYGVKPPHLGEWIINLGESAEYMFDHNIFQENLVGVDYCEKMVKETNPGVLELAERTEAPHAAEHGYRTIADIMRSLNPLEGEFYREALQVSRYTREMFCLMEGRHVHPSTLYPGGVGTIASVQLFTDYMSRLMRYVEFMKRVVPLHDDLFDFFYEALPGYEEVGRRRVMLGCWGALNDPEYCDFTYANMTDWGRKMFVTPGIVVDGKLVTNDLTEINLGIRILLGSSYYEDWQGQEQFVTHDPLGNPVDPRHPWNQHTIPAPQKRNFDDKYSWVMSPRWFDGKDHLALDTGGGPIARLWSTALSGLVDIGYVKATGHSVVINLPRTMTKPETTFEWKIPQWSNALERNRARTYFQAYAAAVALHCAEKGLAEVRAGRTQTWEKFEVPDESIGVGFTEAVRGVLSHHMVIRDGKIANYHPYPPTPWNASTRDSFGTPGPYEDAVQNTPIFEENTPENFKGIDIMRAVRSFDPCLPCGVHMYVGGGKTVKSMHVPTGLSGLGG, encoded by the coding sequence CGGCAGTGGCCTGGTGGAGATGGCCTGGGACCCGATCACCCGGATCGTGGGCAGCCTGGGCATCCACACGAAGATCGACTTCAAGCAGAAGCGGGTCGCGGAGTGCTACAGCACGTCGTCGGTCTTCCGCGGCTACAGCGTCTTCATGCGCGGCAAGGACCCCCGCGACGCCCACTTCATCACCAGCCGCATCTGCGGCATCTGCGGCGACAACCACGCCACCTGCTCGGTGTACGCGCAGAACATGGCGTACGGAGTGAAGCCCCCGCACCTCGGCGAGTGGATCATCAACCTCGGCGAGTCGGCGGAGTACATGTTCGACCACAACATCTTCCAGGAGAACCTGGTGGGGGTCGACTACTGCGAGAAGATGGTCAAGGAGACCAACCCCGGCGTCCTCGAACTCGCCGAGCGGACCGAGGCCCCGCACGCCGCCGAGCACGGTTACCGCACCATCGCCGACATCATGCGCTCGCTGAACCCCCTGGAGGGCGAGTTCTACCGCGAGGCCCTCCAGGTCAGCCGCTACACCCGCGAGATGTTCTGCCTGATGGAGGGTCGCCATGTGCACCCCTCCACGCTCTACCCGGGCGGCGTCGGCACCATCGCCTCCGTGCAGCTCTTCACGGACTACATGAGCCGCCTGATGCGGTACGTGGAGTTCATGAAGCGCGTCGTGCCCCTGCACGACGACCTGTTCGACTTCTTCTACGAGGCCCTGCCCGGGTACGAGGAGGTGGGCCGCCGCCGGGTCATGCTCGGCTGCTGGGGCGCGCTCAACGACCCCGAGTACTGCGACTTCACCTACGCCAACATGACCGACTGGGGACGGAAGATGTTCGTCACCCCGGGCATCGTCGTCGACGGCAAACTCGTCACCAACGACCTCACCGAGATCAACCTCGGCATCCGCATCCTGCTGGGCAGCTCCTACTACGAGGACTGGCAGGGCCAGGAGCAGTTCGTGACCCACGACCCGCTCGGCAACCCGGTGGACCCGCGCCACCCGTGGAACCAGCACACCATCCCCGCCCCCCAGAAGCGGAACTTCGACGACAAGTACAGCTGGGTCATGTCACCCCGCTGGTTCGACGGCAAGGACCACCTCGCCCTGGACACCGGCGGCGGCCCCATCGCCCGCCTGTGGTCCACCGCCCTGTCCGGGCTCGTCGACATCGGGTACGTCAAGGCCACCGGCCACAGCGTGGTCATCAACCTGCCCCGCACGATGACCAAGCCGGAGACCACCTTCGAGTGGAAGATCCCGCAGTGGTCCAACGCGCTGGAACGCAACCGCGCCCGCACCTACTTCCAGGCGTACGCCGCCGCCGTCGCCCTGCACTGCGCGGAGAAGGGCCTGGCGGAGGTCCGCGCCGGACGCACTCAGACCTGGGAGAAGTTCGAGGTTCCTGACGAGAGCATCGGCGTCGGCTTCACCGAGGCGGTCCGCGGTGTCCTCTCCCACCACATGGTGATCCGCGACGGCAAGATCGCCAACTACCACCCGTACCCGCCCACGCCCTGGAACGCCAGCACCAGGGACAGCTTCGGCACCCCCGGCCCGTACGAGGACGCCGTACAGAACACGCCCATCTTCGAGGAGAACACCCCGGAGAACTTCAAGGGCATCGACATCATGCGCGCGGTCCGCAGCTTCGACCCCTGTCTGCCCTGCGGTGTCCACATGTACGTCGGCGGCGGCAAGACAGTGAAGTCGATGCACGTGCCCACCGGCCTGAGCGGACTGGGCGGATGA